From a region of the Polyodon spathula isolate WHYD16114869_AA chromosome 31, ASM1765450v1, whole genome shotgun sequence genome:
- the LOC121303102 gene encoding VIP36-like protein isoform X3 has product MQTGPVFGNKDNFTGLGVFVDTYPNEEKQQENQKRRFSPSSQRLFPLVLAMVGNGSLSYDHERDGRPTELGSCTALVRNLNHDSFLVVRYVRRRLTVMIDIDGKHEWRDCLDVPGVRLPLGYYFGASSLTGDLSDNHDLISLKLYQLTVERSEEEELLDKEVFIPSVDNWELLRVLDQPESMGAVSFFLLILFSILGCIILVILGVIAYQKWSERDKRFY; this is encoded by the exons ATGCAGACAG GCCCTGTCTTCGGCAATAAAGACAACTTCACAGGGCTGGGGGTGTTCGTGGATACCTACCCCAACGAGGAGAAACAGCAGGAG AACCAGAAGAGGAGGTTCAGCCCCAGCTCCCAG CGGCTCTTCCCCCTGGTTCTGGCCATGGTTGGTAATGGCTCTCTGAGCTACGATCACGAGCGTGACGGGCGCCCCACGGAGCTGGGCAGCTGCACGGCGCTGGTGCGGAACCTGAACCACGACTCCTTCCTGGTGGTGCGCTACGTGCGGAGGAGGCTGACC GTCATGATTGATATCGACGGGAAGCACGAGTGGAGAGACTGTCTGGATGTCCCGGGGGTCAGGCTGCCTCTCGGGTATTATTTTGGGGCGTCCTCGTTGACGGGAGATCTGTCAG ataacCACGATCTGATCTCTCTGAAGCTGTACCAGCTGACTGTGGAGCGcagcgaggaggaggagctgctggacAAGGAGGTGTTCATACCCAGCGTGGACAACTGGGAGCTGCTGAGAG TGCTGGATCAGCCTGAGTCCATGGGTGCCGTGTCTTTCTTCCTGCTCATTCTCTTCAGCATCCTGGGCTGCATCATACTCGTCATCCTCGGGGTCATCGCCTACCAGAAGTGGAGCGAGAGGGACAAGAGATTCTactga